In a single window of the Bradyrhizobium sp. ORS 285 genome:
- the exbB gene encoding tonB-system energizer ExbB, with protein MDQAHIASLASTLPEALSPWTMFMQADIVVKAVMIGLALASVATWTVLVVKTIQLRSALRTARGALGVAVAARSLSDATGRSAAEDGVVGRLLAVAEDEIDKSRGLPADGIKERVAWQFERIEAGAVARIGRGIGLLATVGAVGPFVGLFGTVWGIMNSFIGISHAHTTNLAVVAPGIAEALLATAFGLAAAIPAVVIYNLFARATGGYRAVIADASVAVMRLLSRDLDRQHAGPAEARRSAIRAVDAPLMSIVNPAE; from the coding sequence ATGGATCAGGCGCATATCGCCAGTCTCGCGAGCACGCTGCCCGAAGCGCTGTCGCCCTGGACCATGTTCATGCAGGCCGACATCGTCGTGAAGGCGGTGATGATCGGACTGGCGCTGGCGTCGGTCGCGACCTGGACCGTTCTCGTGGTCAAGACGATCCAGCTGCGCTCCGCACTGCGCACGGCGCGCGGTGCGCTCGGGGTTGCCGTTGCTGCGCGCTCTTTGTCGGATGCGACGGGACGCAGTGCCGCCGAAGATGGCGTGGTCGGGCGTCTGCTTGCCGTGGCCGAGGATGAAATCGACAAGTCGCGCGGCCTGCCGGCCGACGGCATCAAGGAGCGCGTCGCCTGGCAGTTCGAACGCATTGAAGCCGGCGCCGTGGCCCGGATCGGACGCGGCATCGGCCTTCTGGCTACCGTCGGCGCGGTCGGGCCCTTCGTCGGCTTGTTCGGCACGGTCTGGGGCATCATGAACAGCTTCATCGGCATCTCGCATGCTCACACCACCAACCTCGCGGTGGTCGCACCTGGAATCGCCGAGGCGCTGCTCGCGACTGCATTCGGCCTTGCGGCAGCGATACCCGCGGTTGTCATCTACAATCTGTTTGCGCGCGCCACCGGCGGCTATCGCGCCGTGATCGCCGATGCCTCGGTGGCGGTGATGCGCCTGCTCAGCCGCGATCTCGACCGTCAGCATGCCGGTCCCGCGGAAGCGCGGCGTAGCGCCATCCGCGCGGTCGATGCGCCGCTGATGTCGATCGTCAATCCGGCGGAGTAG
- a CDS encoding ABC transporter ATP-binding protein, with amino-acid sequence MARIDLEGLAHSYGNGSDVESYALKPVTMTWRQGGAYALLGPSGCGKTTLLNLISGILTPSHGKILFDGTDITQRSTRERNIAQVFQFPVIYDTMTVGENLAFPLKNRGVPKAEIDKRVAEIARLLDLTPDLNRKATRLTADAKQKISLGRGLVRSDVAAVLFDEPLTVIDPELKWQLRSKLKALHRELDLTMIYVTHDQTEALTFADTVVVMHDGRVVQSGTPAELFDKPAHTFVGYFIGSPGMNILSAQVKGREARIDGHTLQLARSYDALPAGAKIEIGVRPEFVDVAAPGPGLLDANIERVDDLGRIRFARVRVGDVKFAARLPAGFSPSGSAIGLKFNPAYVHVYADSRLVEGA; translated from the coding sequence ATGGCCCGCATTGACCTCGAAGGTCTCGCCCACTCCTACGGCAATGGCAGCGACGTCGAGAGCTACGCGCTGAAGCCGGTGACGATGACCTGGCGCCAGGGCGGCGCCTACGCGCTGCTCGGCCCGTCCGGTTGCGGCAAGACCACACTCTTGAACCTGATCTCCGGCATTCTCACGCCGTCGCACGGCAAGATCCTGTTCGACGGCACCGACATCACGCAACGCTCGACCCGCGAGCGCAACATCGCGCAGGTGTTCCAGTTTCCGGTCATCTACGACACGATGACGGTCGGCGAGAATCTCGCGTTTCCGCTGAAGAACCGCGGCGTGCCCAAGGCCGAGATTGACAAGCGCGTCGCCGAGATCGCACGGCTCCTGGATCTCACGCCAGATCTCAATCGCAAGGCGACGCGGCTCACGGCCGACGCCAAGCAGAAGATCTCGCTCGGTCGCGGCCTGGTGCGCTCCGATGTCGCCGCCGTGCTGTTCGACGAGCCGCTGACCGTGATCGATCCCGAGCTGAAATGGCAGCTGCGCTCCAAGCTCAAGGCGCTGCACCGCGAGCTCGATCTCACCATGATCTACGTGACCCACGACCAGACCGAGGCGCTGACCTTCGCCGACACCGTCGTCGTCATGCATGACGGCCGCGTCGTGCAGAGCGGCACGCCGGCCGAGCTGTTCGACAAGCCCGCGCACACCTTCGTTGGTTATTTCATCGGCTCACCCGGCATGAACATCCTCTCCGCCCAGGTGAAGGGCCGCGAGGCCCGCATCGACGGCCACACGCTGCAGCTTGCGCGCAGCTACGACGCGCTCCCGGCCGGCGCCAAGATCGAGATCGGCGTGCGCCCGGAATTCGTCGATGTCGCAGCGCCAGGTCCCGGCCTGCTCGACGCCAATATCGAGCGGGTCGACGATCTCGGCCGCATCCGCTTCGCGCGCGTGCGCGTCGGCGACGTCAAGTTTGCCGCGCGTCTGCCGGCGGGCTTTTCGCCGTCAGGCTCGGCGATCGGCCTGAAGTTCAACCCGGCCTATGTCCACGTCTATGCCGACAGCCGTCTGGTCGAGGGAGCCTGA
- a CDS encoding ABC transporter ATP-binding protein, whose protein sequence is MSVTLDHVSRVVDGVTTIRDVSLTLQRGTLSVLLGPTLSGKTSIMRLLAGLDKPTTGRVLVDGKDVTGADVRQRSVAMVYQQFINYPSLTVYENIASPLRVQGKPREEIEKRVAEAARLLRLEPYLKRTPLQLSGGQQQRTAMARALVKGADLVLLDEPLANLDYKLREELRTELPRIFEASGAIFVYATTEPSEALLLGGRTICMWEGEALQAGDTASVYRRPDTLRVGQVFSDPPMNTVDIQKRGDSVEYAGSVKAPAIGLYADLPDGSYRVGFRPHQLGLAKGDGSHGRHAFPATVSVTEITGSESFVHLRRDGLNWVAVLHGVHEYEPGEILDAVLDPANVFVFDAADRLVAAPAI, encoded by the coding sequence ATGAGCGTCACGCTCGATCACGTCTCGCGCGTCGTTGATGGCGTCACCACGATTCGCGACGTCTCGCTGACCTTGCAGCGCGGCACGCTGAGCGTGCTGCTCGGCCCGACCCTGTCCGGCAAGACCTCGATCATGCGGCTGCTCGCCGGCCTGGACAAGCCGACCACCGGCCGCGTGCTGGTCGACGGCAAGGACGTCACGGGCGCCGACGTACGGCAGCGTTCGGTCGCGATGGTCTATCAGCAGTTCATCAACTATCCCTCCCTGACCGTCTACGAGAACATCGCCTCGCCGCTACGCGTGCAGGGCAAGCCGCGCGAGGAAATCGAGAAGCGCGTGGCGGAAGCCGCGCGGCTGCTTCGGCTCGAGCCTTATCTGAAGCGCACGCCATTGCAGCTCTCCGGCGGCCAGCAGCAGCGTACGGCCATGGCGCGGGCGCTCGTGAAGGGCGCCGATCTCGTGCTGCTCGACGAGCCCCTCGCCAACCTCGACTACAAGCTGCGCGAGGAGTTGCGGACCGAATTGCCGCGCATCTTCGAGGCGTCGGGCGCGATCTTCGTCTATGCCACGACCGAGCCATCGGAAGCGCTGCTGCTCGGCGGACGCACCATCTGCATGTGGGAAGGCGAGGCGCTGCAGGCGGGTGACACCGCGTCCGTGTACCGCCGTCCCGACACGCTGCGCGTCGGCCAGGTGTTCTCCGATCCGCCAATGAACACGGTCGATATCCAGAAGCGCGGCGACAGCGTCGAATACGCAGGGAGCGTCAAGGCGCCCGCCATTGGTCTGTATGCGGATCTGCCCGATGGCAGCTACCGAGTCGGCTTCCGGCCGCATCAGCTCGGGCTGGCCAAGGGCGACGGCAGCCATGGCCGCCACGCCTTTCCGGCCACAGTCTCGGTCACCGAGATCACGGGCTCGGAGAGCTTCGTGCATCTCAGGCGCGACGGCCTGAACTGGGTCGCGGTGCTGCACGGCGTGCATGAATACGAGCCCGGCGAGATCCTCGATGCCGTGCTCGATCCCGCCAACGTCTTCGTGTTCGACGCCGCTGACCGCCTGGTCGCGGCACCGGCGATCTGA
- a CDS encoding acyl-CoA thioesterase, giving the protein MPADTNANGDIFGGWLLSQMDVGGGVFAAKVAKSRTVTVAIEAMNFRKAVYVGDLVSVYAHLVRVGRTSMTVRLEAWVLRRKEEQPILVTDGNFTYVSIDDNGRPQPIKRDGVITT; this is encoded by the coding sequence ATGCCGGCCGACACCAATGCCAATGGCGACATCTTCGGCGGCTGGCTGCTCAGCCAAATGGACGTCGGCGGCGGCGTGTTCGCGGCCAAGGTCGCGAAGTCGCGCACCGTGACGGTGGCGATCGAGGCGATGAACTTCCGCAAGGCGGTCTATGTCGGCGATCTCGTGTCGGTCTATGCGCATCTCGTGCGCGTCGGCCGCACGTCCATGACGGTGCGACTCGAAGCCTGGGTGCTGCGCCGGAAGGAGGAGCAGCCGATCCTGGTCACCGACGGCAACTTCACCTACGTCTCGATCGATGACAACGGCCGTCCGCAGCCGATCAAGCGCGATGGTGTGATCACGACGTGA
- a CDS encoding carbohydrate ABC transporter permease, protein MDKTINNKAWFLVLPVFLLVAFSAILPLMTVVNYSMQDTFGNNQFFWNGVGWFKELLDPSTDLGGRFLASLWRNLIFSAAILAIEVPLGIVIALAMPRHGWTVAFTLVVLALPLLIPWNVVGTIWQIFGRPDIGLLGYVLNHVGLDYNYVSNEADAWFTVILMDVWHWTSLVALLCYSGLKSIPDAYYQAAQIDGASRWAVFTAIQLPKMHRVLLIAVLLRFMDSFMIYTEPFVVTGGGPGNSTTFISIELVKIALGQFDLGKAAALSLVYNLIILIVCWVFYTIMTNAGAERRPAEGGT, encoded by the coding sequence ATGGACAAGACCATCAACAACAAGGCCTGGTTCCTGGTGCTGCCCGTCTTCCTGCTGGTCGCGTTCTCCGCGATCCTGCCGCTGATGACGGTGGTGAACTATTCGATGCAGGACACCTTCGGCAACAACCAGTTCTTCTGGAACGGCGTCGGCTGGTTCAAGGAGCTGCTCGATCCCTCGACCGATCTCGGCGGCCGCTTCCTGGCCTCGCTGTGGCGCAACCTGATCTTCTCCGCCGCCATTCTCGCCATCGAGGTCCCGCTCGGCATCGTGATTGCGCTGGCCATGCCGCGTCATGGCTGGACCGTGGCGTTCACTCTGGTCGTGCTGGCATTGCCGCTGCTGATTCCGTGGAACGTGGTCGGGACCATCTGGCAGATCTTCGGGCGTCCCGACATCGGCCTGCTCGGCTATGTGCTCAACCATGTCGGGCTCGACTACAATTACGTCTCCAACGAGGCTGATGCCTGGTTCACCGTCATCCTGATGGACGTCTGGCACTGGACAAGCCTGGTCGCGCTCCTGTGCTACTCCGGCCTCAAATCGATCCCGGACGCCTACTACCAGGCGGCCCAGATCGACGGCGCTTCGCGCTGGGCGGTGTTCACCGCGATCCAGCTGCCGAAGATGCATCGCGTGCTGCTGATCGCCGTGCTGCTGCGCTTCATGGACAGCTTCATGATCTATACCGAGCCCTTCGTGGTCACCGGCGGCGGTCCGGGCAATTCGACCACCTTCATCTCGATCGAGCTCGTCAAGATCGCGCTCGGCCAGTTCGACCTCGGCAAGGCTGCGGCGCTGTCGCTGGTCTACAACCTGATCATCCTGATCGTCTGCTGGGTATTCTACACCATCATGACCAATGCCGGCGCCGAGCGCCGGCCGGCGGAAGGGGGCACGTGA
- a CDS encoding carbohydrate ABC transporter permease, with the protein MNTIPGRRLIISLFLVFLMLPIYWLVNMSFKTNTEIVSTMTLWPHQPTIANYMRIFTDESWYSGYINSLKYVVINTVISIAVALPAAYAFARYRFLGDKHLFFWLLSNRMAPAAVYALPFFNLYSAIGLFDTPWAVALAHCIFNIPLAVWILEGFVSSVPREIDETAFLDGYSFPRFFIKILMPLIASGIGVAAFFCFMFSWVELLLARTLTATEAKPISAIMTRTVSAAGMDWGLLAAAGVLTIIPGALVIWFVRNYIARGFALGRV; encoded by the coding sequence ATGAACACCATTCCGGGCCGTCGACTCATCATCTCGCTGTTCCTGGTCTTCCTGATGTTGCCGATCTATTGGCTGGTCAACATGAGCTTCAAGACCAACACCGAGATCGTCTCGACCATGACGCTGTGGCCGCATCAGCCGACCATCGCGAACTACATGCGCATCTTCACCGACGAGAGCTGGTATTCCGGTTACATCAACTCGCTGAAATACGTCGTCATCAACACGGTGATCTCGATCGCCGTGGCGCTGCCGGCGGCCTATGCCTTTGCGCGCTACCGCTTCCTCGGCGACAAGCACCTGTTCTTCTGGCTGCTGTCGAACCGCATGGCGCCGGCTGCGGTCTATGCGCTGCCGTTCTTCAATCTCTATTCGGCGATCGGGCTGTTCGATACGCCCTGGGCCGTGGCGCTGGCGCATTGCATCTTCAACATCCCGCTCGCGGTGTGGATTCTCGAGGGCTTCGTCTCGTCGGTGCCGCGCGAGATCGACGAGACGGCGTTTCTCGACGGCTATTCGTTTCCGCGCTTCTTCATCAAGATCCTGATGCCGCTGATCGCCAGCGGCATCGGCGTCGCGGCGTTCTTCTGCTTCATGTTCTCCTGGGTCGAACTCCTGCTGGCGCGCACGCTGACCGCGACCGAGGCCAAGCCGATCTCGGCGATCATGACGCGAACGGTGTCGGCCGCCGGCATGGACTGGGGCTTGCTCGCCGCCGCCGGCGTGCTCACCATCATCCCGGGCGCGCTGGTGATCTGGTTCGTCCGCAACTACATCGCGCGCGGCTTCGCGCTGGGGCGGGTGTGA
- a CDS encoding DeoR/GlpR family DNA-binding transcription regulator encodes MAVLSQRQTDILNIARASGRVMVEDLSRRFEVSAQTIRKDLNDLCEQRALTRIHGGAIIASGVENLAYEARRFVAADEKKAIGAIAAARIPNGSSLFINIGTTTEEVASALTSHQDLLVITNNLNVAMLLYPHPRIEVIVAGGSVRRSDGGVVGSTATQLIGQFKVDYAIIGASAIDEEGALLDFDYREVQVAQAIIANARSVMLVADSTKLHRSAPVRIAHLSQIQTFVTGRPLPDGLASLCHSRGIEVISAMPADEAEEAAEANETASPSVLRRA; translated from the coding sequence ATGGCCGTCCTGTCTCAACGCCAGACCGACATCCTCAACATCGCCCGCGCCTCCGGCCGCGTCATGGTGGAGGATCTGTCGCGCCGGTTCGAAGTGTCCGCGCAGACGATTCGCAAGGATCTGAACGATCTCTGCGAGCAGCGCGCGCTGACCCGCATCCATGGCGGCGCCATCATCGCTTCGGGGGTCGAGAACCTCGCTTACGAGGCGCGTCGCTTCGTCGCTGCCGACGAGAAGAAGGCCATCGGCGCGATCGCGGCCGCCCGCATTCCGAACGGCTCCTCGCTCTTCATCAATATCGGCACGACGACGGAGGAGGTGGCGAGCGCGTTGACGTCCCATCAGGATCTCCTCGTCATCACCAACAATCTCAACGTCGCGATGCTGCTCTATCCGCATCCGCGCATTGAGGTGATCGTCGCGGGCGGCAGCGTGCGCCGCTCGGATGGCGGCGTGGTCGGCTCGACGGCGACGCAGCTGATCGGCCAGTTCAAGGTCGATTATGCGATCATCGGCGCCTCTGCCATCGACGAGGAGGGCGCGCTGCTCGACTTCGACTATCGCGAGGTGCAGGTCGCGCAGGCGATCATCGCCAATGCACGCAGCGTCATGCTGGTGGCCGATTCCACCAAGCTCCACCGCAGCGCGCCGGTGCGTATCGCCCATCTCAGCCAGATCCAGACCTTCGTCACCGGCCGTCCGTTGCCGGACGGATTGGCCAGCCTCTGCCACAGCCGGGGCATCGAGGTGATCTCGGCCATGCCCGCGGACGAGGCCGAGGAGGCCGCAGAGGCAAACGAAACCGCCTCGCCTTCCGTGCTCCGCCGCGCCTGA
- a CDS encoding DUF2160 domain-containing protein: MDSLAWMAWTPPTAIFFAALACTLVIMTLLAARYPEVERVGVLRIPTTRGDRLFISLILAAVIHLAWIALVGTDTIATLPVGEEGYEISSLWLATVVSLASAVAIFRIV, translated from the coding sequence ATGGACAGTCTCGCATGGATGGCCTGGACGCCGCCGACGGCGATCTTCTTCGCTGCGCTCGCCTGCACGCTTGTCATCATGACGCTGCTCGCTGCGCGCTATCCTGAGGTCGAGCGGGTCGGCGTGCTGCGCATTCCGACCACGCGCGGCGACCGCCTGTTCATTTCGCTGATTTTGGCGGCCGTCATCCATCTGGCATGGATCGCCCTGGTCGGCACCGATACCATTGCAACCTTGCCGGTCGGCGAGGAAGGATACGAGATTTCGAGCCTGTGGCTCGCAACCGTGGTTTCGCTTGCCTCGGCCGTTGCGATCTTTCGCATCGTCTGA
- the glpD gene encoding glycerol-3-phosphate dehydrogenase — protein MRLLERIYDLAIIGGGVNGCGIARDAAGRGNSVFLCEMNDLASGTSSWSTKLVHGGLRYLEYYEFRLVREALIEREILWQIAPHIIRPLRFVLPHHSGLRPAWLLRLGLFLYDHLGGRKLLPPTRSVNLRSDEVGRPLIPGRYATGFEYSDCFVDDARLVVLTARDAADRGAEIRTRTRATEIRQDGNVWLVTTENTQTGERETIKARALVNAAGPWVEQVLSTGAGVNAKAKVRLVQGSHIVVRKLYDHDRAYIFQNADGRIIFAIPYQQDFTLIGTTDRDYQGDPAKVKATDEEIAYLCAALGEYIAKPVTPADVVWSYSGVRPLYDDGASEAKAATRDYVFELDTPGGLPLLSIYGGKITTYRRLSEEALERLAPYLKGAKAEEGWTGKATLPGGDMKVQAVSTLIADISKTYPFLADAHAKRIAHAYGTRAKTMLAGATSSADLGQDFGGTLTEREVRYLMTNEWALTAEDIVWRRSKLGLRMSAAEIAALDAWIIANRERAAATAREAGGRA, from the coding sequence ATGCGTCTGTTGGAGCGGATCTACGACCTCGCCATTATCGGAGGCGGCGTGAACGGCTGCGGCATCGCGCGCGATGCGGCCGGACGCGGAAATTCCGTTTTCCTGTGCGAAATGAACGATCTGGCGAGCGGAACCTCGTCCTGGTCGACCAAGCTCGTGCACGGCGGCCTGCGCTATCTCGAATATTACGAGTTTCGCCTCGTGCGCGAGGCGCTGATCGAGCGCGAGATCCTGTGGCAGATCGCGCCCCACATCATCCGTCCCTTGCGCTTCGTTCTGCCGCATCATTCGGGCCTTCGCCCGGCGTGGCTGCTGCGCCTCGGTCTTTTCCTCTACGACCATCTCGGTGGCCGCAAGCTGCTGCCGCCGACCCGGTCGGTGAACCTGCGCAGCGACGAGGTCGGCCGTCCGCTGATCCCCGGGCGCTACGCCACCGGCTTCGAATATTCCGATTGCTTCGTCGACGATGCCCGCCTTGTCGTTCTGACCGCGCGTGACGCTGCCGATCGTGGTGCCGAGATCCGCACGCGTACGCGTGCCACCGAGATCCGCCAGGACGGCAACGTCTGGCTGGTGACGACCGAGAATACCCAGACAGGAGAGCGCGAGACCATCAAGGCGCGCGCGCTGGTCAATGCCGCCGGGCCGTGGGTCGAGCAGGTGCTGTCGACCGGCGCCGGCGTGAATGCGAAGGCCAAGGTGCGCCTGGTGCAGGGCTCGCACATCGTTGTGCGCAAGCTGTACGATCACGACCGTGCCTACATCTTCCAGAACGCCGACGGCCGCATCATCTTCGCCATTCCTTATCAGCAGGATTTCACGCTGATCGGCACCACGGATCGCGACTACCAGGGCGATCCGGCCAAGGTGAAGGCGACCGACGAGGAGATCGCCTATCTCTGCGCAGCGCTCGGCGAATACATTGCCAAGCCGGTGACGCCGGCCGACGTCGTGTGGAGCTATTCCGGCGTGCGTCCGCTGTATGACGACGGCGCCAGCGAAGCCAAGGCGGCGACGCGCGACTATGTCTTCGAGCTCGATACGCCCGGCGGTCTGCCCTTGCTGTCGATCTATGGCGGCAAGATCACCACCTATCGGCGGCTGTCGGAAGAGGCGCTCGAGCGTCTCGCGCCCTATCTGAAAGGCGCCAAGGCGGAAGAGGGCTGGACCGGCAAGGCGACGTTGCCCGGTGGCGACATGAAGGTGCAGGCCGTCAGCACGCTGATCGCGGATATCAGCAAGACCTATCCGTTCCTGGCCGATGCACATGCGAAGCGCATCGCACATGCCTATGGCACGCGGGCCAAGACCATGCTCGCGGGTGCGACATCTTCGGCCGATCTCGGCCAGGATTTCGGTGGCACCTTGACGGAGCGTGAAGTCCGGTACCTGATGACGAACGAGTGGGCGTTGACGGCCGAGGACATCGTGTGGCGGCGATCGAAGCTGGGGTTGCGGATGTCGGCGGCTGAGATCGCCGCGCTTGATGCATGGATCATCGCCAACCGCGAGCGCGCGGCCGCGACGGCGCGTGAAGCCGGGGGACGCGCATGA
- a CDS encoding flavin reductase family protein, whose product MTERDLHFYEPKNGHGLKHDPFNAIIAPRPIGWISSRDGKGNANLAPYSFFNAFNYTPPIIGFSSTQWKDSVANIQDTGEFVWNLVTRDLAKHMNASAAHVAREVDEFALAGVTPVPCKHVNVPRVGESPVAFECKVTQIIQLQGADGTKAQAWLTLGEVVAVHIDKTLIKDGVYQTALAHPIVRAGRRGDYFEIKAEDMFEMIRPD is encoded by the coding sequence GTGACCGAACGGGATCTGCATTTCTACGAACCGAAGAACGGCCACGGCCTCAAGCACGACCCCTTCAACGCCATCATTGCGCCGCGCCCGATCGGCTGGATCTCCTCGCGGGACGGCAAGGGCAACGCCAATCTTGCCCCATATAGTTTCTTCAACGCGTTCAACTACACCCCGCCGATCATCGGCTTCTCCTCGACGCAATGGAAGGACTCGGTCGCCAACATCCAGGACACCGGCGAGTTCGTCTGGAATCTGGTGACACGGGATCTGGCTAAACACATGAACGCCTCGGCCGCGCATGTTGCGCGCGAGGTCGACGAGTTCGCACTGGCCGGCGTCACGCCGGTGCCGTGCAAGCACGTCAACGTGCCGCGCGTCGGCGAAAGCCCCGTGGCGTTCGAGTGCAAGGTGACGCAGATCATCCAACTGCAGGGCGCCGACGGCACCAAGGCGCAGGCCTGGCTCACGCTCGGCGAGGTCGTCGCCGTGCATATCGACAAGACGCTGATCAAGGACGGCGTCTACCAGACCGCGCTGGCGCATCCGATCGTGCGCGCCGGCCGCCGCGGCGACTATTTCGAGATCAAGGCCGAAGACATGTTCGAGATGATCAGGCCGGACTGA
- a CDS encoding ABC transporter substrate-binding protein: MTSAVALMAASAAVTAPARADEAAAKKWIDSEFQPSTLSKDDQMKEMQWFIKAAQPFKGMEINFVSETLTTHEYEAKTLAKAFEEITGIKVKHDIIQEGDVVEKIQTQMQSGKNVYDGWINDSDFIGTHFRYGQAVDLTEWMAGEAKDVTNPMLDVKDFIGTSFTSAPNGHLYQLPDQQFANLYWFRYDWFTNPDYKAKFKAKYGYELGVPVNWSAYEDIADFFTNDIKEINGVKVYGHMDYGKKDPSLGWRFTDAWLSMAGNGDKGLPNGLPVDEWGIRMEGCRPVGSSIERGGDTNGPAAVYSIAKYLDWMKKYAPPQAQGMTFSESGPVPSQGNIAQQIFWYTAFTADMVKPGLPVMNDDGTPKWRMAPSPHGSYWKDGMKLGYQDVGSLTLLKSTPVDRRKAAWLYQQFIVSKTVSLKKSHVGLTFIRESDIWDKSFTERAPKLGGLIEFYRSPARVQWTPTGNNVPDYPKLAQLWWQNIGDAASGAKTPQQAMDALAAAQDSVLERLEKSKVQGDCGPKLNKKESAEFWFNKSAKDGNIAPQRKLANEKPKGETIDYDTLIKSWPASPPKRAEAK, encoded by the coding sequence ATGACGAGCGCGGTTGCGCTGATGGCGGCGTCGGCCGCGGTCACCGCGCCGGCGCGAGCCGACGAGGCTGCTGCCAAGAAATGGATCGACTCCGAATTCCAGCCGTCCACGCTCTCGAAGGACGACCAGATGAAGGAGATGCAGTGGTTCATCAAGGCCGCGCAACCCTTCAAGGGCATGGAGATCAATTTCGTCTCCGAGACCCTGACCACGCACGAATACGAAGCCAAGACGCTGGCCAAGGCGTTCGAGGAAATCACCGGCATCAAGGTCAAGCACGACATCATCCAGGAAGGTGACGTCGTCGAGAAGATCCAGACCCAGATGCAGTCCGGCAAGAACGTCTATGACGGCTGGATCAACGATTCCGACTTCATCGGCACCCACTTCCGCTACGGCCAGGCGGTCGACCTGACGGAGTGGATGGCGGGCGAGGCCAAGGACGTCACCAATCCGATGCTCGACGTCAAGGACTTCATCGGAACGTCGTTCACCTCGGCGCCGAACGGCCATCTCTATCAGCTGCCGGACCAGCAGTTCGCCAACCTCTATTGGTTCCGTTACGACTGGTTCACCAACCCGGACTACAAGGCCAAGTTCAAGGCCAAGTATGGCTATGAGCTCGGCGTGCCCGTGAACTGGTCGGCCTATGAGGACATCGCCGACTTCTTCACCAACGACATCAAGGAGATCAACGGCGTCAAGGTCTACGGCCATATGGACTATGGCAAGAAGGACCCGTCGCTCGGCTGGCGCTTCACCGACGCCTGGCTGTCGATGGCCGGCAACGGCGACAAGGGCCTGCCGAACGGCCTGCCGGTCGACGAATGGGGCATCCGCATGGAAGGCTGCCGTCCGGTCGGCTCGTCGATCGAGCGTGGCGGCGACACCAACGGTCCCGCAGCCGTCTACTCGATCGCCAAGTATCTCGACTGGATGAAGAAGTATGCTCCGCCGCAGGCCCAGGGCATGACCTTCTCCGAGTCGGGTCCGGTGCCGTCGCAGGGCAACATCGCCCAGCAGATCTTCTGGTACACCGCCTTCACCGCCGACATGGTCAAGCCCGGCCTGCCCGTCATGAACGACGACGGCACGCCGAAATGGCGCATGGCCCCGTCGCCGCACGGCTCGTATTGGAAGGATGGCATGAAGCTCGGCTATCAGGACGTCGGCTCGCTGACGCTTCTGAAGTCGACCCCGGTCGATCGCCGCAAGGCGGCCTGGCTGTATCAGCAGTTCATCGTCTCCAAGACGGTGTCGCTGAAGAAGAGCCATGTCGGTCTCACCTTCATCCGTGAATCCGACATCTGGGACAAGTCGTTCACCGAGCGTGCGCCGAAGCTCGGCGGCCTGATCGAGTTCTACCGCTCGCCCGCGCGCGTGCAGTGGACCCCGACCGGCAACAACGTGCCCGACTATCCGAAGCTGGCGCAGCTCTGGTGGCAGAACATCGGCGATGCGGCGTCGGGTGCGAAGACTCCGCAGCAGGCGATGGACGCCCTCGCGGCGGCTCAGGACTCCGTGCTCGAGCGCCTCGAGAAGTCCAAGGTGCAGGGCGACTGCGGTCCGAAGCTGAACAAGAAGGAATCGGCCGAGTTCTGGTTCAACAAGTCGGCCAAGGACGGCAACATCGCTCCGCAGCGCAAGCTCGCGAACGAGAAGCCGAAGGGCGAAACGATCGACTACGACACGCTGATCAAGTCGTGGCCGGCCTCCCCGCCGAAGCGCGCCGAAGCCAAGTAA